ATGCACAAAGAAGATTATTGTCTACTAATAAAGCCTTTATATCTAATTCTTCAAGCCCTATTAAGGTTCGAATCCTTTATAGGGTTTTTTTGTACAATTTTTCAGATCTCATGTAGGGATTCTTTTGCTGTGGAGAATTTACTATTATTCATGTTTCATCTGCCTCCGACTTCATCCATAATTCTTTTTATCTTACGTTAAACAAAACAGGAATGACAAATTGTGATCATTTCTGTGATTTTGGTAATTTTGATGGTTTGTACTAACCAAAATATTCTTACTGTGAGAAAACAGGTATTTTTCATTTTCGTATTATTACTGTTCAATACATCATCCTCCATCTCCCAATCCATCATCGCTAAGTCAGATTCCTTAGTCAATCCACAAATTTCTCAAAAATCTGATGCGAATGACTTTTTGAAGTCAGATGAGATCTTTACCCTTACCCTGATTACGGATTTCAAAAATATTTTTACTGAAATAAAAAAGCAATCCGACACTGTATATCATAACGGAATGGTTCTTTATACCTTGAATGATGACATTATCGATACAGTAAAAGTGAAAGTAAAACCAAGGGGAACGTACAGGAAGGACCCTAAACACTGTGCTTTTCCGCCTCTATTTGTGAAATTCTCTGATAAACAGACAAAAAATACGCCTTTTGAAGACATAGGTCGCCTCAAACTTGTTACACACTGTAGCAATACACAACAGGTTTTTGATCAGTATGTTCTAAGGGAATATTTAGTTTATAAAATTTATAATTTATTGACGGATAGCAGTTTTCATGTTCGTTTGTTAAGTATCACATACAAAGACATAGAAGGTAACATGGAACCTATAACCCGCTATGGTTTTTTTATTGAAGATGAAGATCTGATGGCACCAAGAATAGGAGGGAAGATCATAGAAATTAAAAATATTCATCAGGACAGGACTAATTACAACCTAATTAACCTGCTTGCTCTCTTTGAATTCATGGTTGGCAATCCTGACTGGGATGTATCCTTGCAGCACAACATCAAAATTGTACAGACAAGTCCTTTTGAATTACCCTTGGCTGTTCCGTATGATTTTGATTACTGCGGAATTGTCAATACCAAATATGCCGCACCTGCTGAGGAACTGAACATATCCTCGGTCACCGAAAGAGTATTCAGGGGATTCTGCCGTACTCCGGAAGAATTTGCAATGACATTCAATAAATTCCGTTCGTTAAAAGAACAGATCTATAATCTTTACGGCAACCTTCAACCCCTTGATGAGGGCAGCAGATATTGGTCATTAAAGTACCTCGATCAGTTTTACGAAATCATCGATAGTCCGATAAAGGTGAAAAAAGAAATCCTCGACACATGTTGGCCAAACCGAAAGTAATTATTTAATAAATAGAATATAGATAATTGATAATTAACTCTTAATGATCAAAAAATTATTTACTTGTTGGATGCAAAGTTGGGCGAATTGGCTGATCCTCATTTTTATATGTTTATGTAACAATTTATTATTGTCCGCAGGTGGAGATGAAAAAGCTATTTTCAAAGCAATTAAAAATGGGGATACGATCACATTAAAATCTTTAATGAAAAACGATGCTGTTAATCAGTATTTTGGTAAGAAAAAGGATAAAACTCTGCTACACCAGGCTATTGTGGCAAACCAGTTGACAGTAGTCATTTTTCTGGTTGAAAACGAAGCAGATATTGAATTGGCTACCAAAGGATTGACACCACTCATGGATGCAGCCAACCTGAACCGGCTTGAAATTGCCCATTTTCTTTTAAATCGGGGTGCAAGTGTAGATGCAACCGATGCAAAGGATAATACAGCTCTCTTCTATTCTGCCCGTTATGCATCACTCAGAATGACACGCCTTTTGGTTCAACGAGGTGCTGATGTCAAACATAAAAATTACCATAACCTGATGGCTTTGGATAATGCTGTCGCAAGCAATAAGGATGCTATTGCAGAGTATCTCACTACAATGATTGAACGTAAGGATACATACCGAAATAGTCCTGACTATTCCGATGGACCTCATGTTCTTTGGGAAGAGGATGGCCCTATCAGAGTCTATTATTTTAACAGGGGCAGTTCGGAAAACATGACATTGCTAATCGATCATTATTTTGGGAAAAAAGAAGATGAAGTCATTCCGTTCCGGGGATTTTCTTATGATACCACGGCTTCATATCAGATATACCGGACGTTATTTAACCAAAAGTCCCAATTCGAAAACGTAGGTAAAATCTTGGCTATTGGTGACAGGCATGGATATTATGATTCTCTTGTCGATTTCTTAAGGAATAATGCTGTCATTGATGACAAACTTGACTGGACGTGGGGAAGTGGGCATCTTCTTTTTACTGGAGATTTGTTCGATAGGGGTGACAAAGTCACTGAGATTCTTTGGCTGATCTATAAACTGGAAAGACAGGCCAGGGCTGCAGGAGGGGATGTTCATGTTCTTCTCGGCAATCATGAACTGATGAACATTACAAACGACCTGCAGTATAACTCACCAAAATACCAATTCTTCAGCACTTACTTTGATATCAACTATTCACAGCTTTATACTTCGAATACTGTTCTTGGCCAATGGTTAAGATCAAAAAACATAGCCGTTAAAATCAATGACATCCTTTTTATTCATGGAGGAATATCTCCACAATTATTTGATTATAAACTCTCTATTGACACGATCAATGAATATATATCAAATTTTTTACAGGGTAAAATTTTAAAAGATAACGATAATCTGGTCAATTTCTTGCTATTTACTTATGGCCCCTTCTGGTACAGGGGATATTTCACGGATGGAACTAATCCTCCGGAAATAACGGTTGACCTCTTAGATCAAATTTTGAATTTCTATGGAGTGAATTATATGGTCATTGGACACACCGATGTGCATAAGATCACACCTATCTTTAATAATAAAATTTTCCCGATCGATATACCTTTCGAGTTTAAAGAATTCAGACAACAAGGATTGCTCATTGAGAAACAGCAATTCTTTAAACTTTACTCTGACGGAAAAAGGATTCTTCTTTTCTGATTATAAAAAAATAATTTGATATTTTCATTAATATTCATTATTTTAGCATTAGATTCTTGGTGATTATCTATATCTTGATACTGAAAGAATCCTATTTATTATTTTCTGGTAATAATTGTATTTCTGTTTGTTGTATAATATGTCGCTAACAAAGAATATTTAATTTGAGTTTAATATCTCTTTGGGAAATAAATTATCATGAAGCAAAAAAATCTTTCCCGTCGTTCATTTATAAAAGCCGGTGCAATGATCACAGCTGGAACAATCATTAGCACTTCACTTAAACCATGGTTTTTATTTGGAAATTCTGCACGCCCTTTTCCTGATATTTCAGTAGCCAAAGGATCAGATTATTACAATGCAACCATTAAAGCCATTGAAGGAATAGGAGGTATCAGCAGATTTGTGAACAGGAATGCTCGCATAGCTCTGCTTATCAGCCCGGATTGGGAAAAACCTGGAACATATACCAGTCCAGATGTCGCCCTGGCTGTTGTCAGGCTATGTTTTGATGCAGGTGCCAGGGAGGTAATATGTTTAAAAGGACCCCCTGACGATTACTGGAGCAGAAGTAGCAGATTCAAGGAAAATGCTGACATCATTAGGCTCATAAAGACAGGGACCAGGTCAGGACAAGTTGCTATTCCTAAGGGAATTAAACTTAAAAATGTGGAAATTGTTCCTGAAATGACCCAGTGTGATGTGTTCATCAACATCCCAATTTCAAAGAATCATAAAGGCACTCACTTTACCGGTAACCTCAAAAATATGATGGGTGCCTGCCCTTATTCAACCAATAAGTTCTTCCATAAGGGTCCGGGCGGTTATGCCGACATCCCACATCTGTCACAATGCATTGCCGACCTGAACCTGGTCAGATCTCCTCATCTTTGCATAGTCGATACGACAGAAGTCATCATAACCAATGGTCCTGCCGGACCTGGAGAAATTATCAAACCTCAGACTGTATCAGCTGGCACTGATCCTGTTGCGATGGACGCTTTCACAGCAAAACTTATTGGAATCGATCCTAATAATATCCTGATGATAAAAATGGCCCAGGATCATGGTATCGGATCCATGAATCTATCTAATCTGAATATCCGGCAGATAGAGATATAATCTGTATTAAATACACTTATGAAAGTATTCAGGATAGCTTATTTGTGCACTCTGCTGCAAACGATTTTAATGTGTCACGCTATTCAAGGCCAGACTGGAAATGATTCTCTTTCACTATACTCGCTTGTATCCATAGAATTTGACGATTGGAAAATGATAGATCGACCTGAACTATTTGTTGGGGAACAACTATTCAGTTTTATTGATGGCGGTGCAGATATTTATATGGAATTCGGATTTGATAAAGTCTTGGCTGTTAAATACTCAAATAATGCCAAGGACATCATTCAGGTTGAAATTTATGAAATGATTGATAACAAAGCTGCGTACGGCATTTTCACGTCAATGTCATC
This genomic stretch from Bacteroidota bacterium harbors:
- a CDS encoding ankyrin repeat domain-containing protein, producing the protein MQSWANWLILIFICLCNNLLLSAGGDEKAIFKAIKNGDTITLKSLMKNDAVNQYFGKKKDKTLLHQAIVANQLTVVIFLVENEADIELATKGLTPLMDAANLNRLEIAHFLLNRGASVDATDAKDNTALFYSARYASLRMTRLLVQRGADVKHKNYHNLMALDNAVASNKDAIAEYLTTMIERKDTYRNSPDYSDGPHVLWEEDGPIRVYYFNRGSSENMTLLIDHYFGKKEDEVIPFRGFSYDTTASYQIYRTLFNQKSQFENVGKILAIGDRHGYYDSLVDFLRNNAVIDDKLDWTWGSGHLLFTGDLFDRGDKVTEILWLIYKLERQARAAGGDVHVLLGNHELMNITNDLQYNSPKYQFFSTYFDINYSQLYTSNTVLGQWLRSKNIAVKINDILFIHGGISPQLFDYKLSIDTINEYISNFLQGKILKDNDNLVNFLLFTYGPFWYRGYFTDGTNPPEITVDLLDQILNFYGVNYMVIGHTDVHKITPIFNNKIFPIDIPFEFKEFRQQGLLIEKQQFFKLYSDGKRILLF
- a CDS encoding DUF362 domain-containing protein, which gives rise to MKQKNLSRRSFIKAGAMITAGTIISTSLKPWFLFGNSARPFPDISVAKGSDYYNATIKAIEGIGGISRFVNRNARIALLISPDWEKPGTYTSPDVALAVVRLCFDAGAREVICLKGPPDDYWSRSSRFKENADIIRLIKTGTRSGQVAIPKGIKLKNVEIVPEMTQCDVFINIPISKNHKGTHFTGNLKNMMGACPYSTNKFFHKGPGGYADIPHLSQCIADLNLVRSPHLCIVDTTEVIITNGPAGPGEIIKPQTVSAGTDPVAMDAFTAKLIGIDPNNILMIKMAQDHGIGSMNLSNLNIRQIEI